The genomic interval GACATTGGGCTTTTCGGATGCCAATGGATATTGACATTATTCGGTGTTTTTTAGATCCTTGGAGTTGGGTGTCCATGGATAATGAAAACTAAGATTTCGATGTTAATAAATATTGGGTTTTTGGTTGCCAATTGATGTTAGGCCTTTGGTTGGGGTGCTAATGATTATTGTACTTTTGGGATGTCAAAGGATGTGGGCTTGTATGTTGCCAATAAAAGAATGGACCTTTACGTTACTAATGGAATGTTGGGGTGCCAATTATGATTCAACTTTTATTTGAAGTGCAAATGAAAGATGGACTTTTTGCTTGCCAATGAAATATTGGGCTTTGGGGTTAGAGATGCCTTGTAGATCTTAGGCATTGGATTGTAAAGGGTACATATTGTGGATGCCAATGGATATTTAGCTTTGGTGTATCAAAGCATTATAAGCTACCAACTATCGATCGTTGTGGAGTTTACTGGATATTAGGCTCAAAGTGCCAATGAAGATTAAGTTTAGGGGGACGTCAAAAATTGGATATTTCTTATGTATTTGCCAACGAAGATTGGACTTTGTGTTTTAGTTGCCGATGAATATTGAACTTTTTATTTGCCGATGTATATTGGACTTTGGAGTGCCAATGGAGATTCGACGTTGAGGTGCATATGTTGAACTTTGGAGTGTCAATGAACATTGGACTTTGAGGTGCCAATGAAGATTGAACTTAGTGTTTTAGTTGCCGATGAAAATTGGACCTTTTCTTTTGTCAATAAGATTGAGCTTTGGAGTGTCAATGGAGATTGGACTTTAAGGTGCCTATGTTGGGCTTTGGAGTGTCAATGAACATTGGACTCTAAGGTGTCAATGAACATTGGACTTAGTGTTTAAGTTGCTAATGAAAATTGGATCTTTTGAGATTTTATAGGATCTTTAAGATGTCATAACTCGTGTCCTGGAAATATAGGACTAGTTTTTGTTGCCACAACTAAATTTATCCATAAAGTTTGCTTGTATATAATGTACATTCACTAAGTTAGCACAAGTCAAACAAAGTATTAGTCATAATCAAGCAAGATGTACATCTTGAAGGTTACTCCAATTCGGTCCAATCTTATTTTTATCACTGAGTAGATTGTTTATTGGTCGATTTGTGCAAATTTTAATGATTGAGTGGTATTTGGGCAATAATTTGCGTGTCTTTGAGCGTTGTGCTTGGTGCGAGCATGTGAGCATGCGACATGCTATATAATTAGAAGATTGCGAGACCTTTAAACATGAGCATAATGCAAGGTTCATGAATTGTTTCAAGTAATACCTAGATGCATGAGGTGAAAGGCATGATATGATGCTAGAATGATGCATACATGATTAACGCAAGATGCATGGATCTACACTCTATGATTGTATCTACTCATACAAAAACTCAAGATACACACCTAATATTTAGCTTTGTGTTTGATATCATTGTTCATTTTTTAGAACAAGATGATGTAATGACCTTGTTGTTTGGGGAGAAAAGTGTTTTTTGTGTAAGAAATGAATTTCTTGACTTCATCACTTCCTTGAAAAACTTCAATATGTAAAACAAGATTTGAACTCAAACTCAAGCAAAATCAAGTTTGTCATGTTTATGTTTATCGTTATTTTCACTCAACTGTTGCAAATTAGTATATCTTGATCATTGTAGTCTCTATCAATGATTAAAGGATGACCTCTTAAGAAAAAATATGATCAACTATAGTTTTTTTACTACGGTCGTCGAATAATTTTCACCACCTTAGTCTTATCTTTTGGCTAGGACACCTTAGAAAACTCAACTCTTTTTGGTCAAAGATGTTAATTGAAGATTTTCCGAAGAATTGTTAGATCATGTCAATGAACTTACATTCTCTTTCTTTGAAGCATTGCTTAATTAAGCTTAGTGAAAATAAGGTTGAATGAGTTGGTTAAGATGCACCTCAAAATGAGGATGGAATATTTGGGTGATAGATGAAAAGACATGGGCTTTGAAAACTAAGGTAATTGCCTCATTCCATGAAGGATTAAATCTCTTTAATTTGGATTTTAACAAATAGTTGTCGTAGTCTAACGAAAATGGGATTACCTAATTATTCTCCAAGCTAAGCAAGAAGGAACGTAAAAGTGCCCCCATTATGGAAAGATAGTGAGAGGATGAGATGAAATGAGTGATTggaaaaaaacatcaaaattagTTTTGTAGGAATACAAAAATGAAAGATTGGGGAGGTGCCCCATTTATGGAGTATGTggatgataaaaaaattcagaTGATATTTGGAGAATCAAAGATAATGAGTTTTCCTAAATTTGAAATTCAGATATACTCAATCCTTGAATGAATGGCGAGGAAAATGCCCTTATTTAGGAATATACAAAATATTGTGTATGTGATTAGAAAAAAATGGTGAAAGGATTGCCCTAAGTTATAATTTTGGAAAACACAATGTTTGAAACGGACAAAACGGTGGTGTTGCCCCAATTTTAGAGGTTGAAAGATTTATCACGTATTACAGGAGTTTTAATGAGTGTGGAGAGAATGAGTTGAATAAATGAACAATTGTTTTATAgaatatatgaatatgaatgaaGGGTAGGAGTATTATCTCGGTTGAATACTGAATGCCTCAATTTTGGTCCATCATTTGAAAGACTTCCCTCATTGATAAGTATGATAATTATCATTTGTTTATGTACAAATAATTTGATCTAGTTGATGATCTCCATAATTTTGTCAAAGTACTCTCTTTCTTTGAAAGAATCTTTAGTGTGCAAGTCCTTAAGGATTATTTTAGTATATTGCAAACGAGATTTGTAATTTTGtcccaaaattaaaaattaagataatgAACAATCAATCATTTATCAGAATGAACCTTTTAGACATGTAATATGGTGAATGACTAAGAGGgttatgaagaagaaaaaatgatgTATCAAACCCAAATAATTATTCCAAGGTCAATTAAGACAATAATTTTTCAGATCAAAGATTTACCTCATGGGGTATCAATCCAAAATTTGTATTGCACTTACTTTCAGATCAAATATTTACTTCATGGGGTATCAATCCAAAATTTGTATAACAATGTTTCATAAGTATGATACTAACTGTTTAAatatttaaccttttttttagatgattaacattatttcaaattcaaatacaaatgaaaataatatgttaacatgctaaatgaataaaaaaggAAAGTGAACAAATacaaactacattttttttatgcataTACAAATGCAACGTGAAATATAGATTTAGCCACCAAAAGATAGGACCATtgatttttcttcaatttttaataagtAGTGTatgctaattttatttttattttttttgaaatttggcTATTTCCAATGAGTTTTTCATTTAGCAATTTATTCAAAAACTATTATGCTATATGCGTATTCTACAAGATGTTAAACTAAGTCTCACatgaaaacaaaatactaaaatgTCTTACATTGAAAAAAATACCAAATATGTGTTTTTCAAACTATAAGATGAAGAAATTCGAAGAGGGATCCCAACAAACCTAGTAAGCAATGCTTTTGAAATGTATCAATTGTATGTTACCATGACTATATATTTCATCtcgataattaaaaaaatatgcgtttaatttcttaaatttaaaaaaaaaaaattattatcatagATATGACCCAAATATCTAATATGTACTACTTTGTtagtttaatatatttcaaCGATTTAGTATTGTTATTTAACTCTTAACTCATGGTTCATACAAAAGATGAAACTTATGACAACACAAcaatatttgagtttttaagaCACTGAGCCAATAAACATAGTTCAAAGTACagtaaaactcaaaaataaacaTAGTTTATAACTTCAAGATCTAAAAACACAATACTTACCGATaacttaaaaatcatatttttcctAATACATAAAGAGAATTACAAAAGATCGAAAATATTCAAGTAAAGAACATGAATGTAGCTTTACTAAGTAGGTTCTCCCTGATGAAAGGGGCATGACTCCACAACACCTCAAACAAGTTGGATTAAATCATCGTTACAAGTTatcaacattaaaaataaaaataaaaatccatcCAAAATAAATCTAAAGTTTCAATGAATCACAAATCATGGTTTGTATAACTATCAAGATAAATAAGATTAAACAGTGATAATCTGATTGTGAGGCTGTCTATACATATgaattttaatgtttaaaacattaaataaaaaacaatttatataaaaaactgAAAAGCTACATTAATAAGCTGACTTTGCTATTTCACCAGAAGAGTAAGAGACAGAGCCTCACATCTTttcaattttacaattttaaccACATCAGtagtttaattttatcaaaatgattCAAGCACTTGATCGTGTGGTTTCCTGAAAACGCTGGAGTGATTCTTGTCTCTCAATCTTTAGCTGTTTTCTGAAGTTACTAATAAACGTGTCAGCTTTCATGTTAATGTCTTCTTCATTCTCCAAAAATTCAACTCTGCTCACCATATATTTCTTCTTCCTATCCATGTTGATGTTGGTCTTCTTGTTGATATTTCCTGACAAGTTATTTTGATTATCCATTTTGTGTGATTGGTTGAAAGGGTAACTAAGGTTCTGAGAAGTTGTGGCTTCTTGATTACAGAAAAACACTATTTATGCACAAGCTCATTCTACAATAGAAGTATGTGTTAAGTGTGAACAGAATAACACAACAGAATTtgtaaatacatattttaaatcaaCTTGCTTGAGGCATCACATTCATTTCAatagtaaaatatttcaatGGTCACGTGTGAATGATAAGACCCTTATTAAACTAATCATTGTAGTGAATGTTTGTTgcttttctaaatttaattattatatgaatAGTAtgcaattatttaaattatgaatcTTTGACGAGTCTAAATTGATTGTCTGAAATTGACCTTTGGTCCAAATATGTATGTGCatataattttggaattttttttattgtactattattatattgtaAAAGAAAGAAGAGTACTTTGGcatgtattatttttatgttttgtgttaatgtattaatatttttttatgatgcaTTCTATTTGtgttcattttaatattttttgtgtagTCAAAAGTATATgatattttacataattataaataaatttgtacaTATGATATTATGTAGATATATGCAAATAATGATGGATATCATAAAATCTCCTAAATATCCATATAGTAGATGTTCACACGAATATAAATagaacaaatataatttttattataccGATCATGTAGCAAATAATTACTATATGTAGATGTGGATACCTATTCTATCACTTGGTGTTTGAAAAAGCTGAATGTAAGAGCAATGAATAATGAATGGGTGCAATGCATGATGATTTGGATGTATACAAGAATCATCTGACTTTCATTTCTCAACCTTCTTTACTTCACCTCTTGGTGGCCTCCATCCAGATGTAAAGTTTCAGTGGAAAAAGGGGTAGTAGCATAAAGTTGGGGTGCTAATAGGTCTATTCAAAAcactatttttattctttttctaaatGTATTCTTtctagcttttttttttctttctatctcAATTGTTTCTTCTATCTCCTTATTAACAATTTAAccttaataatttaaaaaaaaaaaactgaaaattgtaaatatttccATAAAGTAAATGGGATTAAGGATGTACATAAGTTGAATTTGAGCGTGTTCAAGTCCAATTTTATCGAACTATCTTAAATTGAGTTTATTATTTATCGATCTAATTTCGACCGATTTTTTTATCAGTTAAGACGAGTTTTGGTTAGTGTGggttaacaaaatttatttttttcaactgtttgttcatttattttcaatttttttttttaagaaaacactatattgaacttttaataattttgtgaaTGCTTGAGTAGGTTTTaatcaaacaatttatttattatattcgtGGTAGTGAAACTAAGAGACacactttgaaattgagtttttaTACTTTGAATTTTAAGTGAAGCGATTAGATTCGAGTAACTGgagtttattttttcaaatcaacTGCTTTTGTTAACGTGAACTAAGATTCTTTCTATCTGCATGTTATATATTCATGTAGATAAATCATTTTTGtttgtcttttttctttttaaatcataaaatattataattaagttatttGGCTTCGTGTGGCCAtctaaaattaatcaaatgtattTTGTGATCCTCTCGATTGAAGATGAAGAGATTTTTTGGATTAGTATGTGTTTTGAATTAACATTGAATTAACGATTTGGTGTCTATTTTTCCAAATGTGAATTTATGATgtaatatatgaatatgattAGAAATATTTGGAGAAAAACAAAGTAGCATCTACCATTAATTGGCTTCCTTAAATGACTCTTTTTAGTTAGATAATTATAGAGATTATTACCATGGATGGCCACACAaaggaagaaagaaagaaaaagacaaGACAACAAGAAGATATGCCAACTACCAAGGTTactaaaaatagataaatagacaGTAACAAgaatttgttcaaaaatataggAATTGGGAAACATAGCACAACAAAAGTAAAACTAAGAGAAATAGATAGAACTAGTGACTAATGAGTATTAGATCAACCAAAaccaatattaaatatatccaagtaataattttttttctaaatcttGATCATGGTTTTGAAACTTGAAACATCAAGCTAGAATGAAAACAAATGGTAAAATAGCAAAAACCAACTCTGCCACCAGCCACCTCTTTCCCAAATCACAACCACTCTTTTCCTCAGAACTTGAGCTTGGTCCCTTCTCAGCACCACCTGGAACCATTATTTGAGGCACAATATTAGCTTCAACATtcaaaacacaacaacaacaataataatataatataatagttatttaccATTGGAAACTGGTGTGGAACTGTTTGTTTGGGTAGAATTTCCAAGTCCTTCAAACACCTTAGCTTCAGCAGATTTAGGTGACaaatgcaaaagatctgaaacaacacaaaattgaattaattgagTTAACCATCCCATTAATTGAGTTAATTTACTGGAATAAGCACTTTTAAGATTCAAAGTGTGTGTGAATGTTTTTGGAAGGTGTGCTTGaatctaaaaaattgaattcttaataaaaatataattttaataattataaattatttcaaaatattattttttttttatcggaTATAACACCAAAAACTTAAACTACTTTAATTAAgttcatcaaaataaataaattgtaaataatatctaaatacaacttcaaattaataataattttctatttctAACATTTTTAAGgtaaattcataattttcagATATActatcaaatattatatcaaaagaaaaatcaaataacaatatttttaattattttttggatCAAAACAAACTTCTTAATCATAGATGACACTCaatgacattttttatttgtgaacTTATTCACTAACTAAAAGTCCTTGTTGAGTTTAATAAAGATTGGTGCAATGCAATGAACCATTTCCTTTACAATAAACCAAATCTTATTGAGCTTGGTGTTTCTTTGAttctatgtaattttttttaatcaaatgaaTCACAATTACTATAAGTAAACAACTATTGGGGCTCTACAAGTTGTTTTTAGCTTTTTTctataaattctttaaaataacaTATGAAAACAGATTAtagtttaaatgaaaaaattaactttattttaccttttatatagaaatagtttatatatagtcacttatataataaatgtttatactaaaaaatacttaattaaattatttatccaaaaaaatatctaaatgaaACTAAAGTGAGAGATAGATAACATCCATATATATGCATATACATATTTGAAATGAGAGTGTTTTAATTTATCTAGTAATATAACTATTTGTGatatttttcaagaaaacaaTTCATGAtatgtatattaattatttttaatttatttctataagttaatcttttgatatataaaatttatagtttatatgaaaacaatttttattttattctattttttattataaaattagataACTCTTAATTAAACAGATGATATATGCAAACTAAGAGAGATAAGATAATGAGAAATACTTGCCTACACATTGAGATATATTAGATGGAATGTGACAAGCATTTGGAAGCTGAACAGCAAGAGTGGCATTCAAAGTGAAGCCAAGTTTAGGATCATTACGATCTTTGATTAGGATACATATACATTTCTTGGTCTTATCAAGGACTAGTTTAAGGGCAGTGCAACAATCTATAGCAGGAGTATTGGCATCACCACCCACGTAAGGAAGACAACTAGCAAGAGTCACTAATTTGTCAGCACATTCTTCTCTGTCTTTTGTTAAATCTGAGTTCACAAAACCAACCAATAGTACAACTACTAATAATGTTACAATATCAGTTACCCTTTTGTTGGAAACCATTGAAAGACAGAGAGAAAATGCAATAAAGTTGAAAGAGCAAGACTTTATTTTTGTGAGTTGGGGGAAAGGAATCTAACATAAGAACCTCTTTTATGCTATGCTTTGCTTGTGACTTAgtgagtttaatttaatttctatttttcaaacTTGTTATTCTTTCTTCTCATTGTGGTGTGGGGTCTTCCCTAGCAATCACATGTGAGAGAATTTTTGTCTCTAGGACCTACTCATTAACAAATTGTACCTTAATCCAACGGTCGAGATATAAGACTATATTAATCCTATTGAGTTTATGATTCttgagattaaaaataaaaaaagtaaaattatttgtagTCACCTAATTTATCATCATTcgaaaacaaatatatataaaaatgtgaTCAAGTTGTTGTTACATGATTATTATGTGAAATGTGACATATTGCGTGAAAATTTAATAGGAGATGATTCGATTCTCATGCTCTCTATTGTACATTGATCATTGATCATGACCTTTCCTTTAGGATGATAATATAACCAAGAAAACCACAGTAATTGTCCATTGCATCGACCAACATAAAGAAATTAACTGTGCAAAAAATAATCGTAATTCTTAATTGGCAACTTGTGTTGCAAAATACGAGAAtcatattgaattatttatactcttattttatttataataatatgaacCCGTGACAAactgaaattattttattttggctAACCCGTGATTATTTTGGATCTATCCGTGATATTTGATTATGGTTAAATTGGACCGCACCCACAGAAACTGTCTCTaatgatttatttctttttaaagaaATAGTCTCTAATCTAATGATGGTGCAAATGAAAACATTATTTTACTTTGGAAGGACTAGAGAATTTATTACAGCCAccgatttattttcttttttcacttCACTAGTCCGTTCAATAAGTTTAGagatctaaaataaatattacagtgacacttttttaaataaataaaaaataacacaatatttataaattaataactaaaatgaATCTAGGTCAAAATAGAGAGATAAGACTTTTATTTCGACCAACTTACTAAGGTGAACATCTataattatatgtcattatatattgataactaaaatgaactttttatgacattataattcaaaattttgatgcTAAAAATTTTAACttggatttgtttttttttattatttttttgtctttggaCTGATACTAAACATAAACTTGGCAACAGTTAACACTTGCAGAAACTTTAGCAATAAAGCATCATGTTGTGTTGCCGCAAGTACATCTCAATGGTAGCTCCAGGTACATTTAATTTATTGGGACACAGGTTCAAATCCAAAAGTTTCTAAAGAGTTATTTTGGTGTACGAACTATAAGGAGTCATTTTGGTGTAGGAATTAGAAAAATTTAGCATGTACCCCATATTTGTACCTATattcctataatttttttaaaatgtcagaTATatgtttaactttattttactattttatcaactcaaattaagatttataaaaaaaaaaatttaagtttttcggtaccgaaaaatttatttaaagtttttcgatactatttaaaaaaaataataataatttggtgtgtatcgaaaaacttgtaaagaaGGTTTCCGATAcacaccaatttttttttcttaaataacttctttttcgaaaaacttgtaaaaaaaattttaactactttaccgaaaaacttgaaaaaaggtTTTCTGGATGTAACTTTTTTACCGGAAAATTTGGAAAAAGGTTTTCGGGGTGTAACTTTTTTACTGGGAAACTTGGAAATAGTTTTCAAGAATATATGATGTGTAccagaaaacttaaaaaaagttttctggTAAAATTgaattctttttgtaaatattaaGATTTATACAAAgacaaaaatgtcatttttttatatgtgtagAGTAAAGGTAAAATGTGAGGGGTATAGGGTAAAATTTTCtaagaattattaaaaaaaaaatggactgTAGGGACTATTAATTTCGAAAGCTCTCCAATTTAAATTGACTAAATtgctatttaaaaaatttaacgtAGCAGACTGTAGGATCCTTACAATTTTGAAGACTAAATTATAAATCTACTctataaattaatatcaatatcCGCTAGaatctattaattaaaaaactcATAACTAAATAAcacttttcaatatttttccaCAAGtgcttattaaaaaaagtatgcAAACAGCTTTGGGACGTATTAACAAGGAGAGAATAGtattactatatataaaaaaaaaaaaaaaaaaaaacataatgcAAGTTCATAACTGGAATATACcgctattttaatttttgaaagtaTAGGATgctatcattttattttttaacttagaaaaaaaaaaaactcaaattattctttgaatcatcaaaacatcaattaATTTAGTATCAAATGTTATAACAGTCATAAACTATTTTGATGCTAAATTGTATCTTTCTTAGACTTTTATGATAATAAGATATATCTTTCA from Cicer arietinum cultivar CDC Frontier isolate Library 1 chromosome 5, Cicar.CDCFrontier_v2.0, whole genome shotgun sequence carries:
- the LOC101510609 gene encoding non-specific lipid transfer protein GPI-anchored 6; the encoded protein is MVSNKRVTDIVTLLVVVLLVGFVNSDLTKDREECADKLVTLASCLPYVGGDANTPAIDCCTALKLVLDKTKKCICILIKDRNDPKLGFTLNATLAVQLPNACHIPSNISQCVDLLHLSPKSAEAKVFEGLGNSTQTNSSTPVSNGGAEKGPSSSSEEKSGCDLGKRWLVAELVFAILPFVFILA